Proteins encoded in a region of the Salminus brasiliensis chromosome 2, fSalBra1.hap2, whole genome shotgun sequence genome:
- the LOC140549533 gene encoding sodium- and chloride-dependent GABA transporter 2-like has product MKDPPEAGLPNGIAGQEADEKIQERGQWSNKLEFLLSVAGSIIGLGNMWRFPYLCYKNGGGAFLIPYLIFLFTCGIPLFVLEAALGQYTSEGGITCWRKISPLFEGLGYGTQVIVSLLNFYYIIVLAWGIFYLYYSFSWDLPWSSCHNSWNLDTCVEIQRRNDSANFTVPANATSPVIEFWERRVLRLSPGIDHMGSLHWDLALCLLIAWVVCYFCIWKGVKSTGKVVYFTATFPYLMLLVLLVRGLTLPGAGRGIQFYLYPDLGRLADPQVWMDAGTQIFFSYAICLGCLTALGSYNKYNNNCYRDCLALCLLNSGTSFVAGFAIFSILGFMSYEQNVPISEVAESGPGLAFIAYPRAVSMMPFSPLWACFFFIMIIFLGLDSQFVCVESLVTAVVDMYPAVFRQKNRREIFLFVVSFLSFLVGLIMLMEGGMYVFQLFDYYAASGMCLLFMAIFETVCIAWVYGADRFYDNIEDMIGYRPGPLIKYCWKFLTPITCLGTFAFSLIKYTPLKYNSVYVYPWWGYAVGWLLALSSMLCVPVWMIFKLYNTEGTLKERLRILTTPSNDLPKTKKEKERLLAIFVSEESASSNKDDFPEHLNDTKL; this is encoded by the exons ATGAAAG ACCCACCCGAAGCAGGTCTTCCCAATGGAATCGCTGGTCAAGAAGCTGACGAGAAGATTCAAGAACGAGGTCAATGGAGCAACAAGCTGGAATTTCTGCTGTCTGTGGCTGGTTCCATCATTGGCTTGGGCAACATGTGGAGATTCCCATACTTGTGCTACAAGAACGGAGGAG GTGCCTTCCTCATTCCGTACCTGATCTTCCTCTTCACCTGCGGGATTCCTTTGTTCGTGCTGGAGGCAGCTTTAGGCCAGTACACGAGCGAGGGAGGCATCACTTGCTGGAGGAAGATCAGTCCTCTTTTTGAAG GACTGGGCTACGGCACACAGGTCATTGTGTCCTTATTAAATTTCTACTACATCATCGTTCTGGCGTGGGGCATCTTTTACCTGTACTACTCATTCTCCTGGGACCTGCCCTGGTCCTCGTGCCACAATTCCTGGAACCTAG ATACTTGTGTGGAGATCCAGAGGAGGAACGATTCTGCCAACTTCACAGTGCCTGCAAACGCCACGTCTCCCGTCATTGAATTTTGGGA GAGAAGGGTGTTGCGTCTCTCTCCGGGCATCGACCATATGGGCTCTCTGCACTGGGATCTGGCCCTGTGTCTGCTCATTGCCTGGGTCGTGTGCTacttctgcatctggaaaggagTTAAATCTACTGGAAAG GTTGTGTATTTCACTGCCACCTTCCCCTACCTCATGCTCTTGGTGCTTCTCGTTCGGGGCCTTACCTTACCAGGGGCTGGCAGGGGTATCCAGTTTTACCTGTATCCTGATCTGGGACGTTTAGCTGATCCACAG GTATGGATGGATGCTGGGACCCAGATTTTCTTCTCATATGCCATCTGCTTAGGGTGTCTAACAGCCTTAGGGagctacaacaagtacaacaaCAACTGCTACAG GGACTGCTTGGCTCTGTGCCTTCTAAACAGTGGGACAAGCTTCGTGGCTGGCTTTGCCATCTTCTCCATCCTTGGTTTTATGTCATATGAGCAGAATGTGCCGATTTCCGAAGTGGCAGAATCTG GTCCTGGTCTGGCTTTCATTGCGTATCCTCGGGCAGTGTCGATGATGCCCTTTTCTCCTCTGTGGGCctgcttcttcttcatcatgATCATCTTCCTTGGACTGGACAGTCAA tttgtgtgtgttgagagCCTGGTCACAGCCGTGGTGGACATGTATCCAGCTGTGTTTCGCCAAAAGAACCGCAGGGAGATCTTCTTGTTTGTGGTCTCCTTCCTGTCCTTCCTGGTGGGCCTTATtatgctgatggag GGTGGGATGTACGTGTTCCAGCTCTTTGACTACTACGCAGCCTCTGGCATGTGTCTGCTCTTCATGGCCATATTTGAGACCGTCTGCATCGCCTGGGTCTATG GTGCAGATCGCTTCTATGATAATATTGAAGACATGATTGGATATCGGCCAGGTCCTCTAATAAAATACTGCTGGAAGTTTCTCACCCCAATCACCTGCTTA GGCACATTTGCTTTCTCCCTCATCAAATACACACCTCTGAAATACAACAGTGTGTACGTGTATCCCTGGTGGGGTTATGCAGTGGGCTGGCTCCTGGCTCTGTCCTCTATGCTCTGCGTCCCAGTATGGATGATCTTCAAACTCTACAACACAGAAGGGACTCTAAAAGAG CGTCTCCGAATCCTTACCACGCCGTCAAACGACTTACCCAAAAccaagaaggagaaggagaggttGCTGGCTATCTTCGTTTCAGAGGAATCAGCCTCATCAAACAAAGATGATTTCCCAGAGCATCTGAACGACACTAAACTTTAG